One window of the Candidatus Binatus sp. genome contains the following:
- a CDS encoding cysteine dioxygenase family protein — MRDPASVKQALESVAQGKDIAGAKVGDMIYFRSPTLTILKAAVPPKFKTPPHNHHMWAVIGVCDGQENNTFYRRSGKTLEKAGGKDLKTGDTVVLGEDAVHAIENPSDRPMLAIHVYGGDFLDTSNRSVWNPFTFEEHPYDFKLIMDYARQLMAQ; from the coding sequence ATGCGCGATCCCGCCAGCGTCAAGCAGGCGCTCGAGAGCGTGGCCCAAGGCAAAGACATCGCGGGAGCCAAAGTGGGCGATATGATTTATTTTCGCTCGCCGACCCTTACGATCCTGAAGGCCGCGGTACCGCCCAAGTTCAAAACGCCGCCGCATAATCATCACATGTGGGCGGTGATCGGCGTCTGCGACGGCCAGGAGAACAACACCTTTTACCGTCGCAGCGGCAAAACTCTCGAGAAGGCCGGCGGGAAAGACCTGAAAACTGGCGATACCGTGGTGCTGGGCGAAGACGCTGTTCACGCTATCGAAAATCCCTCCGACCGGCCCATGCTCGCGATCCATGTCTATGGCGGGGACTTTCTCGACACTTCGAACCGCAGTGTGTGGAATCCGTTCACGTTCGAGGAACACCCGTACGATTTCAAACTCATTATGGACTACGCTCGCCAGCTCATGGCGCAATGA